ATGCTACTATTGCCAATTTGGGAGTAAAGATTGATCCTATTTCTATCATTAGAATAGAAGATAGTAAAAATAATATTATAGAAGAGAATATTATTCAAAAAAAGACAGTATTTAAAGAAGAGACTTGTTATGTACTTATTAACTTGATGATGGGAGTAATTGAAAGAGGAACTGGTTTTAATGCAAAAATAAATAGGCCGGCAGCAGGAAAGACCGGGACTACCAATGAATTTATTGACGCTTGGTTTATTGGTTTTACTCCGGACTTAGTTTCTGCGGTTTATATTGGAAATGATGACAGAAAACCTTTGGGAAATAGAATGACTGGTGGTGTGGTTGCTGCCCCAATTTGGACTGCATTTATGAAAAATGCCCTTAAAAATGATGAAAAAAAAGATTTCTTACAACCAGACAAAATAATTAAAACATCTGTTTGTAAAGAATCTGGGCTTTTACCAACTAATTCTTGCCCGGAGATACTAACAGTCACTTTTATAAAAGGTTCAGAACCTACATCCTCTTGCACCGTTCATCAAAAATATTTTGAAATGCCAAAAACAGAAGAATATCCGGAAATTAAGAAACCTTATTATGAAGAAATTGAAGAAATTAAGGAAAAATATGAAGAAAAACCCACAGAAACTGAAGAAAAGACTGAAGAAAAAGAAGAAACTCTTCAATCTTTAATAGAAAAACTTAGAAAAAAACACCCAAAATAAGATAAGTAATTAATAGCGCATACCCTATTCATGATCCATAGGATCCAGTAGTCTAATAGTTATTTCAATTTCGTAAATCATATCTCGTTCCATAGTGTAGAGCGATTGGATTTAGTGAGAAAGACACCCAAAGAATTTGTCAATAAGAGAAATTTATTTTTCGATATACACCACTGTAACCCCTGTCCCCCCTTCTTTTGTGCCTCCAATCCTGAATGATTTAATATAAGGAATTTTATCTAACATTTTTTTTACCTCATCCCTCAAAATACCCTTACCTTTTCCATGAATTATGTATACCGGTGAAACTCCCAACATATAAGCGTCATCCAAATATTTTTCCAACATCGGCCTCGCTTCTTCAACAGTTAATTGACGAATAGAAATCTCATTTTTAAAAGTTTTTATTTTGGATAATGAAAAACTATCCTTTCTACTTAAACCACTATCAAAACTATTTTCAATATGACTATATTTTTTCGTTTTCTGATCAATTTGATCTATTTTTTCTATGTCGAAAGTTGGAACCAGCATCTTCATATTATCAATTTGAATCTTATATTTTTCATTTTTAGAAGAAACAGAAAGTATTGTCCCTTTCTTATTCAAACTCTTAACTAGTACACTATCTCCTATTTCAATATTTTGATTTATTATTAATTCTTTCTCCGGCTTTATTTTCACTATCTCCTGTTGTATTTCCTTGCTAATTATTTGTATTTCTTCCAACAAATTACCTTTAGATGCTTTACTTAAAAATTTGTGCTTATTCAACCTCTCCATTACCTTTCCAGCGCTATCCTGCGTTTCCTTTAATATCTTTTCTGCTTCCTGATAGGTTTTTAGAATTATCTCTTTTCTACTCTCCTCAGCTTTATTTAATTCTTTTTCTAATTTATTTCTTAAACCCACACTCTCTTCTTTGATAATTTCTATTAAATTTTTTTCCTTCTCAATTAGTTTTCGGTCTTCTTCGATCTTTTCAATTAAACTATCTGCTTTTATTTTTTCCTGGGATAAAAAGCTCTGAGCTTTTAAGACAACCTCCTTTGATAAACCTAATTTTTGAGCAATGATAAAAGCGCAACTCTTACCAGGCAATCCAATAGAAATCTCAAATGTTGGCTTCAAGGTTTCTTCATTAAATTCAACGCGTGCATTACATACTCCCTTAGTTAAATATGCGTAGGATTTCAAAGAATCGTGATGTGTCGTTGCTATTACCCTGGAATTCTCCTTGCTCAAGAAATCTAAAACTGCCATACCTAAAGCTGCTCCCTCTGTTGGATCAGTTCCTGCACCTAATTCATCAAGCAATACAAGAGATTCAGAATCAGCTTCTCTTAAAATTTGAACGATATACTTCATATGAGAAGAAAAAGTACTCAAATTTTGTTCTATACTTTGTTCATCTCCTATATCGCAAAATATCTTTTTAAAAATAGAAACCTCGCTCCCTTCTGCAGCGGGGATATGTAACCCACATTGAGCCATAAGAGTAAGTAACCCTACTGTTTTTAAGGTAACTGTCTTACCTCCTGTATTGGGGCCAGTAATGACTAAAATATTAAAAACTTTTCCCAAATTTATATTAATAGGAACAACACGATCCTGCAATAAGGAATGTCTTGCCCGGATAAGGTTAATAAGCCCATCTTGATTTAATTTTGGTTCTATTGCTTTCATTTTTTCGGCTAATAATGCCCGAGCATAAATAAAATCAATTTCTCCTAGATTCAAGACGCTATCATTAATCTCTTGTGCTTTTTCCCCGATAAGAGAGGTTATTTTTTGAAGAATTTTTAATATTTCTTGTTCTTCGTCCTTAATTAATTGACGAAGCAAATTATTTAGCTCTACCACCATATAGGGTTCAATAAATAAAGTAGCTCCACTATCGGATTTATCATGCACTATTCCCGGAAATTTTGCCTTTTTTTCTTGTTTTACAGGTATCACATACCTATTTTGCCTTACAGTAATTAAAGGTTCTTGAATAATAGTGGCAAATCGGGAAGACCGGATAATAGTTTCCAACTTATTTTTAAGTATTTGTTCTTTTTTTATTATATCTCTTCTAATCTTCCTTAACTCTGGGCTCGCCCGATCTAAAACTACTCCATCCTCATCTATACATTGGATTATTTCCTCCTCTAATTCGAAAAAAGTCTGTATTTTTTCCGCCCTCTCTCTAATTAAAGGATATTTTTCCTTAGTTTTCAATAAAAACTTTTTAATCAAGCGAGAGGTTTTTAATGCTTTTAAAATTTTTATAATTTTTTTTGAATCAAGAATAGTTCCCTTAACTGCAGACCTTTTTAGTTCACTACTAATATCTTCCAATCTAGAAAAAGGAGGGGTTCCGTCATAAAAAATAATTTCCCTCATTTCGGTTGTTTCTCTTTGAGTAATAAGAATTTGCTGTAAATCAAGTTTAGGTGTAATATTCTCTATGATTGCTTCACCACTGGCAGTGGATATTTTTTCCCTTAATTGATTTTTAATTTTTGAAAATTCTAAAACTGATAAAGTATGTTCGTTCAAGATATATTTCTCCTTATAAATTAGATCTTAGCAAACAGCTATTGGTATTGAATTAGCAAGTTAACCGGTTTGTTAGTAAGTTATTTTAGCATTTATTTCAATAAACTTATCTCCTAATCAGCCAACTAAGCAACTATTACTATCTTGCCTAATCGGTTCTTGATACGATTCTTCTTTATTATACATGATATAGGACATTCTATTTACTAATTATAGTTAGGGAAAATTCCTATACAAGTAAATTAAGATTGAATTTTTTAAGAAATTCTTCCGTATTAAACTGAATGCTCAAAGGCAGCCAATCCTTTAAATAATCGTAGACAATAGCAGTCATAACTGCAAATCTATTAGCTAAAAACGAGCTTTCTAATTGTTCCTTCAGAAAAAGCGGTAAAGGGATAAAGGTAATTATAACCAATAAAATTCCCACAATCAGACAACCTTTGGTTAAACCAAACAAGGCTCCTCCTAAACCATCGATCCAGGAAACAAAGAGTAAGGAAAATATTTTTTTTAAAAAAACTTCAAACATTCTTGCGATCAGAACAACCATTAAAAATATTAGAACAAAACCTAATATATCTGCTATTTCCCTGCTTAGTTGGTAATGTGAATTTATGTATTCTCCAACCTCTTTACACCAAAAAATTGCCAGAAAAATTGCCGTCGCAATTCCTATTAGATTAATTACTCCTCTGATAATACCGCGACGTATACCAATAATCATATTTAATAAGATTATTAGTATTATTGATATGTCTATCCAATTTATAGCCGCCATGAGTATTTCCTTCTAATTAATCGTAAAGGCTGTTTAGCTGATTCATTAGTTAATTAATCGATTTGATTTTATTTTCATAACTAGGTAACCAATTAACCCCCCTAACTAAATACGAGATAAGAATAGGGTTTTGTGTTTTTTGTTTTTCGTTTTACACCTTTATTGTTCTCTTATTTTAGCACCAAATTTTTCTATTAGCTTTTCTCTGATTTTTTTAAAGGTATTTCCCACTTCCTGGTCTGTCAAGGTACGGTCTTCGGCTTGAAAAACCACAGAGTAGGCTAAACTCTTATAACCATCACCAATTTGGCTTCCTTTAAATATATCAAACAAAGTTACTTTTTTAATTATCTTTTTATTAATAGATTTTATGCTGTTAATAATATCAGCGGAAAGGACCTCTTCTTTTATTATCATAGCCAAAT
The genomic region above belongs to Candidatus Atribacteria bacterium and contains:
- a CDS encoding CvpA family protein; translated protein: MAAINWIDISIILIILLNMIIGIRRGIIRGVINLIGIATAIFLAIFWCKEVGEYINSHYQLSREIADILGFVLIFLMVVLIARMFEVFLKKIFSLLFVSWIDGLGGALFGLTKGCLIVGILLVIITFIPLPLFLKEQLESSFLANRFAVMTAIVYDYLKDWLPLSIQFNTEEFLKKFNLNLLV
- a CDS encoding endonuclease MutS2; protein product: MYKEKYILNEHTLSVLEFSKIKNQLREKISTASGEAIIENITPKLDLQQILITQRETTEMREIIFYDGTPPFSRLEDISSELKRSAVKGTILDSKKIIKILKALKTSRLIKKFLLKTKEKYPLIRERAEKIQTFFELEEEIIQCIDEDGVVLDRASPELRKIRRDIIKKEQILKNKLETIIRSSRFATIIQEPLITVRQNRYVIPVKQEKKAKFPGIVHDKSDSGATLFIEPYMVVELNNLLRQLIKDEEQEILKILQKITSLIGEKAQEINDSVLNLGEIDFIYARALLAEKMKAIEPKLNQDGLINLIRARHSLLQDRVVPININLGKVFNILVITGPNTGGKTVTLKTVGLLTLMAQCGLHIPAAEGSEVSIFKKIFCDIGDEQSIEQNLSTFSSHMKYIVQILREADSESLVLLDELGAGTDPTEGAALGMAVLDFLSKENSRVIATTHHDSLKSYAYLTKGVCNARVEFNEETLKPTFEISIGLPGKSCAFIIAQKLGLSKEVVLKAQSFLSQEKIKADSLIEKIEEDRKLIEKEKNLIEIIKEESVGLRNKLEKELNKAEESRKEIILKTYQEAEKILKETQDSAGKVMERLNKHKFLSKASKGNLLEEIQIISKEIQQEIVKIKPEKELIINQNIEIGDSVLVKSLNKKGTILSVSSKNEKYKIQIDNMKMLVPTFDIEKIDQIDQKTKKYSHIENSFDSGLSRKDSFSLSKIKTFKNEISIRQLTVEEARPMLEKYLDDAYMLGVSPVYIIHGKGKGILRDEVKKMLDKIPYIKSFRIGGTKEGGTGVTVVYIEK